One stretch of Xanthomonas sp. DAR 35659 DNA includes these proteins:
- a CDS encoding energy transducer TonB family protein, producing the protein MSAAAATPAPRIGERERLSATLVLSLIVHGLLILGVGFAIDDEAPLVPTLDVIFSQTSTPLTPKQADFLAQANQQGGGDHDKPQRPRDSQPGVVPQQHDGLAPQVLRAQTAAAAPEPTPRVVSSARGEQPQPAPQTQPRTEPPTQPVDAQREQRDAEMARLAAEVHLRSEQYAKRPNRKFVSASTREYAYANYLRAWVDRAERVGNLNYPDEARRQRLGGQVVISVGVRRDGSIESSRVLRSSGVPMLDAAALRVVQLAQPFPPLPRTEDNIDILQVTRTWVFLPGGTLRDDH; encoded by the coding sequence ATGAGCGCGGCCGCCGCGACGCCCGCGCCGCGCATCGGCGAGCGCGAACGGCTCAGTGCCACCCTGGTGCTGTCGCTGATCGTGCACGGCCTGCTGATCCTGGGCGTGGGCTTCGCGATCGACGACGAGGCGCCGCTGGTGCCGACCCTGGACGTGATCTTCAGCCAGACCAGCACCCCGCTGACGCCCAAGCAGGCCGACTTCCTGGCCCAGGCCAACCAGCAGGGCGGCGGCGACCACGACAAGCCGCAACGTCCGCGCGACAGCCAGCCCGGGGTGGTGCCGCAGCAGCACGACGGCCTGGCGCCGCAGGTGCTGCGCGCGCAGACCGCCGCGGCGGCGCCGGAGCCGACCCCGCGCGTGGTCAGCAGCGCACGCGGCGAGCAGCCGCAGCCGGCGCCGCAGACCCAGCCGCGCACCGAGCCGCCGACCCAGCCGGTGGACGCGCAGCGCGAGCAGCGCGACGCGGAGATGGCGCGCCTGGCCGCCGAGGTGCATCTGCGCTCGGAGCAGTACGCCAAGCGGCCGAACCGCAAGTTCGTCTCCGCCAGCACCCGCGAGTACGCCTACGCCAACTATCTGCGCGCCTGGGTCGATCGCGCCGAGCGCGTCGGCAACCTCAACTATCCCGACGAAGCGCGCCGGCAACGGCTGGGCGGGCAGGTGGTGATCAGCGTCGGCGTGCGCCGCGACGGGAGCATCGAGAGCAGCCGCGTGCTGCGCTCCAGCGGCGTGCCGATGCTCGACGCCGCCGCGCTGCGGGTGGTGCAGCTGGCGCAGCCGTTCCCGCCGCTGCCGCGGACCGAGGACAACATCGACATCCTGCAGGTGACCCGCACTTGGGTGTTCCTGCCCGGCGGCACCCTGCGCGACGACCACTGA